A single genomic interval of Streptomyces showdoensis harbors:
- a CDS encoding AI-2E family transporter — translation MSRLPGWLNRLGESFSRMGERLDERRAQAEREDPLGPPYVLPDVPAYAPSSGSASPAASGSAPPASAVAVADPEAAPRARPDKDHHPDPGQGPGPAAEPGEAAPATASVPAPPAYAPAVAARPDPVAAIPWGMRVAAEAGWRLLVLAGTVWVLMKVISSVQLVVLAFVAALLITALLQPTVALLRRKGLPRGLATAVTAVSGFVVMGLVGWFVVWQVMDNIDNLSDQVRDGIEELKRWLLDSPFHVTESQINDIAKNLSDTIGANAEQITSAGLQGVTVVVEAMTGILLAMFSTLFLLYDGKKVWEWTLKLVPAQARPGVAGAGPRAWRTLTAYVRGTVLVALIDAVFIGLGLYFLDVPMAVPLAVFIFLFAFIPMVGAVLSGALAVVVALVTNGVFTALMVLVVVLAVQQIEGHVLQPFILGRAVRVHPLAVVLAVAAGGLTAGIGGAVVAVPLVAVANTVVGYLRAYSHEQALRAAPEPRGATAYGVAPTPAPGTVERVDG, via the coding sequence ATGTCGAGACTGCCAGGATGGCTGAACCGGCTGGGCGAGAGCTTCAGCCGCATGGGCGAGCGCCTTGACGAGCGCCGCGCGCAGGCCGAACGCGAGGACCCGCTGGGCCCGCCGTACGTCCTCCCGGACGTCCCGGCGTACGCCCCCTCGTCCGGCTCCGCGTCCCCGGCCGCGTCCGGGTCCGCGCCCCCGGCCTCCGCCGTGGCCGTCGCGGACCCCGAGGCGGCCCCGCGGGCCCGCCCCGACAAGGACCACCACCCGGACCCGGGCCAGGGCCCCGGACCGGCCGCGGAGCCCGGCGAGGCCGCGCCCGCCACGGCCTCCGTCCCGGCGCCGCCCGCCTACGCGCCCGCCGTCGCCGCCCGCCCCGACCCGGTCGCCGCGATCCCGTGGGGCATGCGGGTCGCCGCCGAGGCCGGCTGGCGGCTGCTCGTCCTGGCCGGCACGGTCTGGGTGCTGATGAAGGTGATCAGCTCCGTCCAGCTGGTCGTGCTCGCCTTCGTCGCCGCCCTCCTCATCACCGCGCTGCTCCAGCCCACCGTCGCCCTGCTGCGCCGCAAGGGCCTGCCCCGCGGCCTCGCCACCGCCGTCACCGCCGTCTCCGGCTTCGTCGTGATGGGCCTGGTCGGCTGGTTCGTGGTCTGGCAGGTGATGGACAACATCGACAACCTGTCCGACCAGGTCCGGGACGGCATCGAGGAACTCAAGCGCTGGCTCCTCGACAGCCCGTTCCACGTGACCGAGTCGCAGATCAACGACATCGCCAAGAACCTCAGCGACACCATCGGCGCCAACGCCGAGCAGATCACCTCCGCCGGACTCCAGGGCGTGACCGTGGTCGTCGAGGCGATGACCGGCATCCTGCTCGCCATGTTCTCCACCCTCTTCCTGCTCTACGACGGGAAGAAGGTCTGGGAGTGGACGCTGAAGCTGGTGCCCGCGCAGGCCCGGCCCGGGGTCGCCGGAGCCGGCCCGCGCGCCTGGCGCACCCTCACCGCGTACGTCCGCGGCACGGTGCTCGTCGCCCTGATCGACGCCGTCTTCATCGGCCTCGGGCTCTACTTCCTCGACGTGCCGATGGCCGTGCCGCTGGCCGTCTTCATCTTCCTCTTCGCCTTCATCCCGATGGTCGGCGCAGTGCTCTCCGGGGCCCTCGCCGTCGTCGTCGCGCTCGTCACCAACGGGGTGTTCACCGCCCTGATGGTGCTCGTCGTGGTGCTCGCGGTGCAGCAGATCGAGGGCCACGTCCTCCAGCCGTTCATCCTCGGCCGGGCCGTCCGGGTGCACCCCCTCGCGGTGGTGCTCGCGGTCGCGGCCGGCGGACTGACCGCCGGCATCGGCGGCGCCGTCGTCGCCGTCCCGCTGGTCGCCGTCGCCAACACGGTGGTCGGCTACCTCCGCGCGTACAGCCACGAACAGGCCCTGCGGGCCGCACCTGAGCCGCGCGGCGCCACCGCGTACGGGGTCGC
- a CDS encoding transglycosylase SLT domain-containing protein, whose product MLEGNRVSRISVRGFAVASATAVTTVGAVVGVASGNAAQPADDNFEATAADTTLLAEIPAGDQAQVQVSSLSEQADVQAAAADSLVRKSAEEAARMQAAKDAEAKKKAADKAEQERKDEAERASRSALRDASSFSAQGSYSVSEVKAMARQMIPADQFQCFSNIVDHESSWNYRATNASSGAYGLVQALPGSKMSSAGADWQTNPATQIKWGLSYMDGRYGSPCGAWSFWQANRWY is encoded by the coding sequence ATGCTGGAAGGAAACCGTGTGAGCCGGATCTCGGTCCGGGGATTCGCGGTGGCTTCGGCCACTGCGGTCACCACCGTCGGCGCCGTCGTCGGCGTCGCCTCGGGCAACGCCGCGCAGCCCGCGGACGACAACTTCGAGGCCACCGCGGCCGACACCACGCTGCTCGCGGAGATTCCCGCGGGCGACCAGGCGCAGGTACAGGTCTCCTCCCTCTCGGAGCAGGCCGACGTGCAGGCCGCTGCCGCCGACTCCCTCGTGCGCAAGTCCGCAGAGGAAGCCGCCCGCATGCAGGCCGCCAAGGACGCCGAGGCCAAGAAGAAGGCTGCCGACAAGGCCGAGCAGGAGCGCAAGGACGAGGCCGAGCGCGCCAGCCGTTCCGCGCTGCGCGACGCCAGCAGCTTCTCCGCCCAGGGCTCGTACAGCGTCTCCGAGGTCAAGGCGATGGCTCGCCAGATGATCCCGGCCGACCAGTTCCAGTGCTTCAGCAACATCGTGGACCACGAGTCCAGCTGGAACTACCGCGCCACCAACGCCTCCTCGGGTGCCTACGGCCTGGTCCAGGCGCTCCCCGGCTCGAAGATGTCCTCGGCCGGCGCCGACTGGCAGACCAACCCGGCCACCCAGATCAAGTGGGGCCTGAGCTACATGGACGGCCGCTACGGCAGCCCGTGCGGCGCCTGGTCCTTCTGGCAGGCCAACCGCTGGTACTAG